In the genome of Centropristis striata isolate RG_2023a ecotype Rhode Island chromosome 6, C.striata_1.0, whole genome shotgun sequence, the window TCCACTCCGTCACACTATATTCCACCCCGtcacattgtgatttttttatttttttaaagaccaaGGGTAATTTAGTGATCAAAGCAATTATACACATAGTTTATATTTGCAATAATGTACAGAATATGTAAGTTTCATTGTAGATTTTGAAGTCAGACTGTAAATTTTAGCAAAGAAAGTATGATCACTTGCatatcaaatttatttattaatgctgtacatagaataaaaacattaaaaaaaacccactttaaACTAACTATTGGTAGAAAAGAAACTCTGATCTCTGGATATAATGTGCTAAAATACTTTCAGAAAATGGTGTCTGAgcttgaaaaatatgttttattgcaaGTGTTACATGTTCTATAGGCtatgaaactaaaaaaaaaaaaaggttatgatCAAAAATCTCAAAATTCAAAGGTCCAATCTTTACACTTTCCATGGAATGACTCATGTGCACCTGCAATGCCGCTGCGCCGGGACGTCATGACGcacgtctctctgctctgtacggcgcagttaaccctataaatgccagctatctctctcacacattcatacagacTAAATAACAGACTTTTACTCCTTttccttttaacttttttacagATTATGAAGCCTGGGCTACAAGAGCCTTACTACTGAAAGAAATAGACGGCAAAAGAGTGCAATGTGCAGCATTTGATAAGAACTGGGGAGTCATCACGTGATTACCGACAAGCGTTTCAGTGGATCAAATAATAGGCAATATAGACGGCGCAAAAGTGGTGGAAGCAAAATGCCTTAAAACAACACGAAAATGGGGAAAAATGTTTGTCCGAAATGCAAAAGTTTGATGAGCCTAGCCTCCCAAACAAAGTATACATAGGATACATGAGCTATGATATCAGACCATACATTCCTCCACCGTATGTGCCAGAAATATGGACATGTAGCAGCAAATTAGGAAAGAGGGAAGGAAAAGTGTGGAAGATGTGCAGGTGATCACAAGTATGGGAAATGTGAGCAAAGGGCTAAGCTAAAGTGCAGCAACTGTGGCGGGGAACACAGCTCAACGTATAGGGGATGTGAAGTGAGCAAGAAAGCGGCTGAGGTGCAGCAAGTTAATGTGTGCCAAGGAGTAACATACTACGAGGCAGTTAAGATCCATATCAACATCCAAATCAGTTTACAGAGAGAGAAGTGATAAGGTGATAATAAATGAAGATACTGTCATAGTGAGCAAGAGTGACTATATTGTTTATGGTGGATGTGATAAACTGCTCAGCACAAACTGAAAGGAAAGCTTAAAAGATTAAAATCATAGTAAGCTCAGTAGAAAAATACCTTGGTGTGAAAGGACTAAGCTGGGAAACAGTGGGACTTTTAACAGGGGTGGTTGACTTTCTGTTTGGTAGGACCATAGAAGTCAAAGTAGGGACAGAATATTCTAGTAGATATCCGGTAGAGAATGGAACTCCACAAGGTAGTGTGTGCAGTCCATTACTCTTTAACATAACGATCAATGACCTTTTTGAAGAGACTGAACAGAATATAGGGAAATCACTTTACGCTAATGACGGGGCACTGTGGGTCAGGGGTCATAATCTGGAGTACATCAGTAAGAAAATGCAAGCAGCAATAAACAAATTGGAGGAATGGTCAGACAAATGGGGTTTTAAATTGTCAATAACTAAGTCACAAGTTATATGCTTCGCAAAGCAACACAAGACAGTAAACATAAAGCTCTATGGCCAAGTACTCGAGCAAGTAAGGGTGGTCAGGTTCCTTGGACTTCTGTTTGAtgaaaagcaaaagcaaaacaGCACTGCTAAACATCTATCGGGCACTTATGACAGCAGCCCTAGATTATGGTTTAATCGCCTATATGTCTGCAGCAGAAACTCACTTCAAAAAGCTTGACGTGGAACAGGCTCAGGCTCTCAGAAtttgaagaacaagaacactggGATTCGAGCGACACAGGGAGACATCtctacaaaatacaaaaacatgtcgGGGTTGGCGGAGTCAGGAGCAGGAACACAAAAGAGGAGATGGCCATCTCACGCTTTAGGATCGGACACATGATTAAACCAAACACTCCATAGAATAGGCAAGCACCCTACAGGGCTTTGCAGCCACTGCAATGAACCAGAAACAGTCAAACATGTGCTGATAGAATGTAAGATGTATGTgagtgaaagaaagagactTGTAGAGGATGGGAAACACAGCAACACCGTGGAAAGTCTTCTTGGGAAAAAATCAGGCAAATAAAACAAGCCCCTATTTAATTATCTGAGGGAAACAGGACTTATAGAGAGAACTTAGTTATGTATTTaagtatttatatttgtattgtaaTATGCTGTTATTTACACTATTACACTTCCCCCTTTTCccgttaaataatttatttatcttaatattgttattagcatttttattattacttattttagtttttttttccttattattatttttttattagtgttattattttctctccttattTTCCTGTCTATCTACTGCTCCACACACCAgtccagtaggtggcggtaatgcaccTGTACGTTGGTCTGCCAACCGCCAAtaaaactcaaaagaagaagaagaacatacAAACGCAGTTTGCAAATAATGACAGTCGTAACAGTGATTGATTTGCATTTGATTTGCCTATACTGCCTTTACCACGGGCCGGCTCTGACCGGGTGGAGCACAAGCTCTGGGGACAGTAGTGGAAAGCAGGCTTGTTAGTCCATCTGAGGAAAGATGATCGGTGGATAAGGACACATGACAACTGATGAGCAAgaaggggaggaagaggaggagggatcaAAGGTAAAgagataataaaacagcaataagGCTAATTAGTATGGACACTCTTGAGGAAAAAGTGTCACACCAAAGCAAGGGGGAGATATGTTGGGACAGCCTTTGAGGTCACTATACTATTTGTTTTTCACTTCATTGTGTCTGGGGACCGTGCTGACCATTCTCATCTGGCACACGAGCAACAACAAGTAAGTTTGTAACTATTTTTCCCAGTCAGAAAGGAGTGTGCTGCTGACAGGACGACAGGCAAGAGTCGCAGATGACAAGGACATAGCAGTTGAGGAAATAGTAATCGAGTCATGAGTCATGTCAAAAGATACAAAGCTGTGAAAATGTGTAGTAAGTGTGAACTGATGGTGTGGATGTGTCTTATACGACACCATGTGTattcaattaaatgtttttttcatcttcatttaatttatacagCCAAAAACCAGTCTGTACAGAATATGACACCTTCTGTCCCTTAACCCTCACTTCGACAAGGCAAAACTCTTTTAAAAACAACCCAAACCTTTAACAGGGAAAATCTGTGCCTGTATCTGTAATTTACCCCCAATAAATACGGGCATGTTATTGCCTTTGTAAGCAAATTTATGAATCTGGTTGCTTAGAACTTCGactaacacacagacacacacacattcatctgaCGACGTCACACTTGCCTGGTGTGTTGAGAAACCAAGGAAGTGCAGTGCTGATTGTGAAAATTAGAAAAGCTTATCTTGtggctaaaatattttttttacatttttgctatGGCACTATACATCTCAATGAAGTAGGCTGATTTTGTACGTACATAGTTTTATGGCTATAAGTTTAACTTTTTCCTTGTTAACAACACAGCAAAAAGAATGGCCACCCCTGCTCCAGATACCATTCACAGGCCATATGATGGAAgttgagacaaaataaaaatagcaagaGGTACGAGATTGTAGATTAGAGGCTTAATATTGTTAGAGCGTAAAGCTTTTACAGCTTCTACctctcacccgggttcttttttctaaacttggtcttacgaaacactcagaacaaatgaataaatttaaccatttattgaaagaatcatagccaaatgcaatgctcagcgctggactctgccaTGTGATGGCACCACAGGGCAGAGTGATTACAAAAAACCTTGATGTTACACACAGCTTCTTGGATTTTGGCGAAATCCCGTACaatgggtgggctctttaacgcaattggtcaatttgtaagTGATATGCATTGGTTACCACCCCTGAACCAAGCATCTGGGGATTGAACATCTCACTGATCCttcaaactttatgtgtgtgtctgttgccCGCTGACGCCTCCACATCCTATCCTCTGCTCCACCATGCATACCTTTCCCTGAAACTCTGACCTCTCCTAACCGTAAATGACCAGTCCTGTCAGTGAATGACCAAGGTAAGAATTTTAGTCTCAGGCAACCTGAGTATCCCCCGCTCCCACAATATCACATGTGAAATTGTTTGGTTGAGCACTTCTGCACAAAACTGCACATTGCACCTGCCCAAACGGGCACTGCAATTATATAGTATAATGACAATCTGTCATAGGTTTTTAGTCCCACAGGTGCAGACATGAGGGAAAACTGGGACTCATACAATACAAGACTCCAACTGGACTACATCAGAGTTCTtttacaaaaaattaatttcGTTCTCATGTGATGCTGACAATATAATGTAATACTAAAATATCCACTTGTTCCGTCCACAGCAATGTGGAACCTTACAGACCACCTCGTCATAAGAAAAGTCCTCCTCGACTTTCTGAACTCTGCAAAGGCTGCAGGTGAAAGCAGACATGCTTCCCCTGTTGTTACTGTCACTATTTCTCTTATtaaaaaattttatttttttttgctggtatctgtatttgaatgtgtgtgtgtgtgtgtgtgtgtgtgtgtcacagggaGGTCATTGCCAAAGTAAAAGAGCGTTACTCTCAAAACTGGATGAAGCAGGAAAACAATTACACAAagttcaggtaaaaaaaaaaaaagttttgattttttatgaatacatttttttatttagtgaaGCTAATTGTCCTTGCTTGAACATGGATATGCTGTTCCTCCAGTGTTCATAGTCCATGCAGGCAGGAATTACATACAGTTCATGaacaattacattatttaaGAGGTTTTTAAATACATCTGAAATTCTGATATGAAAgaagaaactttttatttattattattattttatttaaataactatttatttggcaacttACATTTTGAAGGTCAGTCAACACTCTTGACCATCTTGTCTTATTAAATAAAGTCCTTGTGGTTCCTCAGATCTGAGCTGAGCAGCAAGTGTAATGGTTTTGACAAGGCCATCATTACCCAGGCCAACACTCCAGTGGGTTCCAAGATTGTGTACGATGGAGAAAAGAAGAGCCTCGAGGTGACCCCGGAGATTTTCAGCACCTTTGCAAAGGTCTGTTGTGTCTTATTCATTGATATTTCCATAATTAACATCTGTCACTATTTTGGTATCATGATTCTTCCTCAGATGTTTTACCACAGACATTATTTCACTGCTTTGCTCTTGTAACTTCTGCTACAAGTCAAGCAGGTTACATTTCTTTAATCCAATATAATGTGACTTCAATACAGTGACCTACTTTTAATGACATAAATATTGATCAAAAGGAGCAAAAACTATTGACTTCTTAAATTTATTGGTCAGGAAATGGTGGCAGATTTATGTATGATTTATGGTAGAACCCTGAACTCACTGAACAAAGTGTGGCTAAGGTGGACAGGGTTTAACAGGACATTCTTTATGACTTTGTACACTTGGAGAGgtcaattaaattcaaattaaaagtaCATGTGCTGATGATCCTTTGCCAATTCAGCATCAGTATAAGGTTAACTTTTCAACAAATATTATTGAAAGCTTAGTTAATAACTGCAGGTAAATTATGAGGAGGGTTCCTTTTAAAATCAATGAATAACTgaagaatgaatgaaagaatgacTAATGATTAAATGTGGGTTACAATTGCTAATTGTCGAAAGAATAATCACGTAACCACATGCACCGGATTTggatataacataaaataaagatattatacatttctttttcctAATAAGGCTCTTTAAGAAAGCATATTTTcataaatgttttctgttgcTGTTGATTCCAGGAGCATCCACTCCCAAATCAAATGTTGGACACATGTGCTGTTGTTGGGAACGGAGGGATCCTGACCGACAGCGGCTGTGGAAAGATGATCGATTCAGCTCAGTTTGTTTTCAGGTGAGAAAGTTGTCCAATGTAGTGGCTTGACAGGCGGTCGCAATTCCATATAACATTCTCTTTATCTTCTTCTTGTTCAGGTGCAACCTTCCTCCTTTGGAAGACGAAGATGTGGGCACCAAGACTGACCTCGTGACAGCAAACCCAAGCATCCTCACAGATAAGTGAGCGAGATCACAAATCTCACTGCAccttaaaatatttctttagcTTTGTTACAACACATCTGCTGTTTATTTTCAGGTACGGGGCTCTACAGGGGCGTCGCCGTCCGTTTGTGGAGAGCCTGGGAATCTATGGcaactctcttcttctccttcccgCCTTCTCATATGGCCAAGACACTTCTGTGTGCCAGCGGGCTGTCTACAGCATTGAGGAATTTGAAAGCCCCATCCGACCTGTTTTCTTTAACCCTGAATACCTCCAGAAACTGGCCATCTTCTGGCGCTCCCACAGCGTAAAAGCAGCACGGCTCAGCACCGGCATAATGATGACTAGCCTGGCACTGGAACTCTGTTCTAACGTGCATCTGTACGGGTTCTGGCCCTTCAGTAATCACCCACTTGGACTCTATGCCCTGACTAACCACTACTACGACGATGTAAAAGCTAAGGCAGGAGTCCATGTCATGACGGTTGAGTTTGACCTCTTGTTGCAGCTGCACAGCCAGGGGGTGCTCAGGCTTCACCTGGAAGATTGTCAGCCAGGTAAAACGTAGTTCCAGGAACTAATGGAAGCGGACGGGACAGGAGAAAAGTGGTTTGTCCAGTCACTCATGAAGTCTGCCATACTTTTGAATGAATCGACAGATGTATTTTGGTTGATGACACAGATTAAATGTGTCCAAG includes:
- the LOC131973079 gene encoding alpha-2,8-sialyltransferase 8F-like, which gives rise to MLGQPLRSLYYLFFTSLCLGTVLTILIWHTSNNNNVEPYRPPRHKKSPPRLSELCKGCREVIAKVKERYSQNWMKQENNYTKFRSELSSKCNGFDKAIITQANTPVGSKIVYDGEKKSLEVTPEIFSTFAKEHPLPNQMLDTCAVVGNGGILTDSGCGKMIDSAQFVFRCNLPPLEDEDVGTKTDLVTANPSILTDKYGALQGRRRPFVESLGIYGNSLLLLPAFSYGQDTSVCQRAVYSIEEFESPIRPVFFNPEYLQKLAIFWRSHSVKAARLSTGIMMTSLALELCSNVHLYGFWPFSNHPLGLYALTNHYYDDVKAKAGVHVMTVEFDLLLQLHSQGVLRLHLEDCQPGKT